A window of Magnetospirillum sp. WYHS-4 contains these coding sequences:
- a CDS encoding response regulator, protein MTFACSTTDKTILLIEDWIGHARLIRMALAEAGVDLPVIHVIDGKQAASLLFTRNGQALPSVIMLDLSLPDMPGGDLLARIRHDPDTRGLPVIALSAADIPEDRQCCLRLGCEGFLVKPPDPPEIRVVFGQLGLLARAAAE, encoded by the coding sequence ATGACCTTCGCTTGCTCCACGACTGACAAGACCATCCTGCTGATCGAGGATTGGATCGGCCACGCCCGCCTGATCCGCATGGCCCTGGCCGAGGCCGGGGTCGACCTGCCCGTCATCCACGTCATCGACGGCAAGCAGGCGGCGTCCCTGCTGTTCACCCGGAACGGGCAGGCTCTGCCGTCCGTAATCATGCTCGATCTATCCCTGCCCGACATGCCGGGCGGCGACCTGCTCGCCCGCATCCGCCATGATCCGGATACCCGTGGTTTGCCGGTGATAGCCCTGTCGGCGGCGGACATTCCCGAGGACCGGCAGTGCTGCCTCCGGCTGGGCTGCGAAGGGTTCCTGGTCAAGCCGCCGGACCCGCCGGAAATCAGGGTTGTGTTCGGCCAGCTTGGCCTGCTGGCCCGGGCCGCCGCGGAATAG